The sequence CGAAGAACCCGACATCAGCCCTCTGCCGGGTCGGCCGCTCCCATGTCGTCCGGCAGGTCAGTGCGGCGGCACCGATCATCTCTGCCGATACGGCTGCTGACCTGCTCTTTTCTGTCCTACCCGCGGCCTAGCTCGGGTGCGTCGACGAGGTCGCGGACCGGAAGGAGGGGCACGGTCCCCGAGCTGCTGTCCGCCCTCGACGAGCTGGCCGGGATCGACCTCGCGGAACTGTCCGGGGACACGCTCCTCGACCTCGTCGGCGAACTGTCGGTCACCGCCAACCGGGTTGCGGCGGCGCTGACCTCCGCGGTCCGCGCGGCCGACCGCCGGGAGGCGTACCGCCGCGACGGTGCGTCTCGATGCAGGCCTGGCTGCGCGGCAGCTGCCGGATGGCTCCGGAGCAGGCGACGGCGACGGTGTCGACCGGCCGACGGCTGGAGCAGCTCCCGCACACCGCGGCGGCCTTCGCCACCGGGGAGATCAGCGCGGTGCACGCCCGCGTCATGACGAAGGCCATGACGCCCGACCGCATCGCCCAGGCGGCCGATGCGGGGATCGACCTCGGCGAGACCGACGGCATCCTGGCCGACCTCGCTCGTGC is a genomic window of Blastococcus sp. HT6-30 containing:
- a CDS encoding DUF222 domain-containing protein codes for the protein MQAWLRGSCRMAPEQATATVSTGRRLEQLPHTAAAFATGEISAVHARVMTKAMTPDRIAQAADAGIDLGETDGILADLARATAPYETAWGVKQWVAGVDPDGTLDDAAGLRRRFTMSSGLDGRVHMRGELDAVGGEFLHTALAPS